Proteins from one Deltaproteobacteria bacterium genomic window:
- a CDS encoding chlorite dismutase family protein, with amino-acid sequence MDLEALVDVSEKGGLKDGVRQRLNRRLFVQLNVFTRCKDVKPLIKSIEMAGIEAALYLDIHDPQGVGLVTMSPDPLFFVTGLRNLLSGPGFGDLELRREYSMLGRTYGLGHEEDLEDWLLKRTRRVVLNRNWPWAVWYPLRRTGEFVRLPKEEQAAMLMEHGVIGRAFGKADLGHDVRLVSNGLDQNDNDFVIGLIGSELHPLSALVQTMRGTRQTSTYIQEMGPFFVGRAAYQSPMKAE; translated from the coding sequence ATGGACCTTGAAGCCCTCGTGGATGTAAGCGAAAAAGGGGGCCTGAAGGACGGGGTGCGCCAGCGCCTTAACAGGCGCCTTTTCGTACAGCTCAATGTCTTCACCCGCTGCAAGGACGTAAAACCTCTGATAAAATCTATTGAGATGGCCGGTATCGAGGCGGCGCTTTACCTGGACATCCACGACCCGCAGGGCGTGGGCCTCGTCACCATGAGCCCGGACCCGCTATTCTTCGTGACCGGGTTGAGGAATCTCCTGAGCGGCCCCGGTTTCGGAGATCTCGAGCTAAGGCGAGAATATTCGATGCTCGGGCGCACCTACGGGCTCGGGCACGAAGAAGATCTCGAAGACTGGCTCCTTAAAAGGACCAGGCGGGTGGTCCTCAATAGAAACTGGCCTTGGGCGGTCTGGTATCCGCTCCGGAGGACCGGTGAATTCGTCCGGCTCCCGAAGGAGGAGCAGGCGGCCATGCTCATGGAGCACGGCGTAATCGGCAGGGCATTCGGCAAGGCCGACCTGGGCCATGACGTCAGGCTCGTCTCCAACGGGCTCGACCAGAACGACAACGACTTCGTCATCGGGCTCATCGGAAGCGAGCTCCATCCCCTCTCCGCTCTCGTGCAGACGATGAGGGGGACCAGACAGACCTCTACATATATTCAGGAGATGGGGCCCTTTTTCGTGGGGAGGGCCGCATACCAGAGCCCGATGAAGGCGGAATGA
- a CDS encoding DUF2304 domain-containing protein, whose protein sequence is MYLVQIVAILGSVLLFGIVIDFIRRGLLKEKYSVLWLAAAIIILALSLKKELLDTFAEKIGVAYPPSLLFLVAFLFVLLINLHFSVVISIFHEKNKVLSQELTLIKNALKESGIDLSGKGKAKGPGLPDD, encoded by the coding sequence ATGTACCTTGTCCAGATAGTCGCGATACTCGGGTCGGTGCTGCTCTTCGGCATAGTCATAGATTTCATCAGGCGGGGGCTTCTCAAAGAGAAATACTCCGTGCTCTGGCTGGCGGCAGCCATAATAATCCTGGCCCTCTCCCTTAAAAAAGAGCTCCTTGACACCTTCGCTGAAAAAATCGGGGTCGCCTATCCCCCGTCGCTTCTTTTCCTTGTGGCCTTTCTATTCGTGCTCCTCATAAACCTCCACTTCTCGGTCGTAATCTCTATCTTTCATGAAAAGAACAAGGTCTTGAGCCAGGAGCTTACTCTCATAAAGAACGCGCTCAAGGAATCCGGCATAGACCTTTCCGGCAAGGGGAAGGCCAAGGGACCGGGGCTCCCGGATGATTAG
- a CDS encoding DUF4177 domain-containing protein: MLRYKVVELSTVTDETIEEALNSLTPEGFRLESLHFAMRDSSKRPSMAFLLFTREEPEKGAAEGGNSD; encoded by the coding sequence ATGCTCAGGTACAAGGTCGTGGAACTCTCAACAGTGACCGACGAGACTATCGAAGAGGCGCTCAATTCGCTTACTCCCGAAGGCTTCCGGCTCGAGAGCCTCCATTTCGCCATGAGGGATTCCTCGAAGAGGCCGTCCATGGCTTTTCTCCTCTTTACGCGCGAGGAGCCGGAAAAGGGAGCCGCCGAAGGAGGCAACAGTGACTGA
- a CDS encoding RDD family protein, with product MTEGYVCMETETVPFQKAEALERFLAKLIDLLIAGAFFAFPTFVGPLAALTYILISDGIRGGRSLGKRVIGLRAVAAETGEPCDFKRSIIRNSPFALLIVFWFLVGWIPYLGKLLFLAAALVVGAFELVLVYTDERGARFGDRVAGTVVTASKK from the coding sequence GTGACTGAGGGATATGTCTGCATGGAAACCGAAACAGTGCCCTTCCAGAAGGCCGAGGCGCTTGAGCGGTTCCTTGCGAAGTTAATAGACCTCCTCATAGCCGGCGCGTTCTTCGCCTTCCCTACGTTTGTCGGGCCGCTCGCGGCCCTGACATACATTCTAATCTCTGATGGAATCAGAGGCGGGCGGAGCCTCGGTAAACGCGTAATCGGGCTCCGGGCCGTCGCGGCGGAGACAGGCGAGCCGTGCGACTTCAAAAGGTCGATCATCCGGAACTCGCCTTTCGCGCTCCTCATTGTCTTCTGGTTCCTGGTCGGCTGGATACCCTATCTCGGAAAACTTCTATTCCTTGCGGCCGCGCTCGTCGTCGGCGCATTCGAGCTGGTCCTAGTATATACCGACGAACGTGGGGCGAGGTTCGGTGACAGGGTGGCTGGGACGGTGGTGACCGCCTCGAAAAAATAG
- the fsa gene encoding fructose-6-phosphate aldolase, which translates to MKFFIDTANLEEIRTADEWGLIDGVTTNPSLVAKEKCDFRERIREICSIIDGPVSAEAVSLDASGMISEARELSKIHKNVVVKVPMTLEGLKAVKAVSKDGIKTNVTLVFSPVQALMAAKAGATYVSPFIGRLDDISHVGMDLIAQILEIYSNYGFTTEVIAASIRHPVHVLESAVMGAHVATIPFKVLEQLSKHPLTDSGIERFLKDWEKVPK; encoded by the coding sequence ATGAAGTTCTTTATAGATACGGCCAATTTGGAGGAAATACGGACGGCGGACGAGTGGGGCCTCATAGACGGGGTGACGACCAACCCATCGCTTGTCGCAAAGGAGAAATGCGACTTCAGGGAGCGGATACGGGAGATTTGCTCCATAATCGACGGCCCTGTAAGCGCCGAGGCCGTATCCCTTGACGCCTCCGGGATGATATCCGAGGCCAGAGAGCTTTCAAAGATACACAAAAACGTGGTCGTCAAGGTGCCCATGACCCTCGAAGGGCTTAAGGCAGTAAAGGCCGTAAGCAAGGATGGCATCAAGACAAACGTGACCCTCGTCTTCTCGCCGGTCCAGGCCCTGATGGCCGCCAAGGCGGGCGCCACATACGTGAGCCCCTTCATAGGAAGGCTCGACGACATCTCGCATGTGGGCATGGACCTCATCGCCCAGATACTCGAAATATACTCGAACTACGGGTTCACCACAGAGGTGATAGCCGCGAGCATCAGGCACCCGGTGCATGTCCTCGAGAGCGCGGTCATGGGCGCCCATGTGGCTACCATACCGTTCAAGGTGCTTGAGCAGCTCTCAAAGCACCCGCTCACCGACTCAGGGATAGAGAGGTTCCTGAAGGACTGGGAGAAGGTCCCGAAGTAG
- a CDS encoding AarF/ABC1/UbiB kinase family protein, protein MTPLRVHVAYKSARRLREIASVLVRHGFYPLMERLRLARLVSIPLRFAGKRRKDRLTEPVRARLAMEELGPTFIKFGQILSTRPDVVPHEYIIEFLKLQDSVSPLPFSEIRKVIEAEFGRQVTEVFSSIDEAPVAAASIAQVHRAITRDGDEVVVKVKRPGIEEVINTDIAILKYMARLALKYIPESRLYDPVGMVEEFSRVIRREMDFSLEASYMERFRENFSGDPRVKVPKVYWELTGRGVLTMERVRGIKVDQVKRLKDEGIDTEAVAHLIADIFFKQVFEFGLFHGDLHSGNIFVLSKDSIALVDFGIVGRIGPEMKQNLADILIGIATQDIESTVKVYQRMGILPEAIDKTAFEMEYHDIILQYFGRPLKYVKIGELLLDYIRLAARHEIRLPRELLLFDKCIIELEGLARVLYPDVNILDESEPYARRLFIERMSPKSIAESALSTASDYKDLAAEFPSQAGRLMKKVLDDRLRIEFLHKGLEDFMGEVDRSSNRLTFAVIIAALIIGSSLVIAAEAAPKFLGLPALGILGFVIASVLGFWLAVQILRSGKF, encoded by the coding sequence ATGACTCCTTTGAGGGTCCATGTCGCCTACAAGAGCGCGCGGAGGCTCCGCGAGATCGCGAGCGTGCTCGTGCGCCACGGCTTCTATCCACTTATGGAAAGGCTCCGCCTTGCAAGGCTCGTATCCATACCCCTCAGGTTCGCCGGTAAAAGGAGGAAGGACCGGCTTACCGAGCCCGTGAGGGCGCGCCTCGCGATGGAAGAGCTCGGCCCCACCTTCATAAAGTTCGGCCAGATACTCTCTACGAGGCCCGACGTCGTCCCGCACGAATACATAATCGAGTTCCTGAAGCTCCAGGACTCGGTAAGCCCGCTCCCTTTCAGCGAAATACGGAAGGTCATCGAGGCAGAGTTCGGCCGCCAGGTTACCGAGGTCTTCTCCTCGATTGACGAGGCCCCGGTCGCCGCCGCCTCCATAGCCCAGGTCCACAGGGCAATCACCCGGGACGGCGACGAGGTGGTCGTAAAGGTTAAGAGGCCCGGCATCGAGGAGGTCATAAACACCGACATAGCCATACTCAAGTACATGGCGCGACTGGCTTTGAAGTACATCCCGGAGAGCAGGCTTTACGACCCGGTAGGGATGGTCGAGGAGTTCTCGAGGGTCATAAGGAGGGAGATGGACTTCAGCCTCGAGGCCAGTTACATGGAGAGGTTCAGGGAGAACTTCTCCGGCGACCCGAGGGTCAAGGTGCCGAAGGTCTACTGGGAGCTCACCGGCAGGGGCGTTCTCACTATGGAGCGCGTCAGGGGCATAAAGGTCGACCAGGTAAAGAGGCTCAAGGATGAGGGCATAGACACGGAAGCCGTAGCCCACCTCATAGCGGACATATTCTTCAAGCAGGTCTTCGAGTTCGGCCTCTTCCACGGCGACCTGCATTCCGGGAACATATTCGTCCTCTCGAAGGACAGCATTGCGCTCGTGGACTTCGGCATAGTCGGCAGGATCGGGCCGGAGATGAAGCAGAACCTGGCGGACATCCTCATCGGCATTGCGACCCAGGACATCGAGTCCACAGTGAAGGTATACCAGAGGATGGGAATACTGCCAGAGGCAATCGACAAGACCGCATTCGAGATGGAATATCATGATATAATCCTCCAGTATTTCGGGAGGCCGCTCAAATATGTAAAGATAGGGGAGCTCCTCCTCGACTACATAAGGCTGGCTGCGCGCCACGAGATAAGGCTCCCGAGGGAGCTCCTGCTTTTCGATAAGTGTATAATAGAGCTCGAAGGGCTCGCGCGCGTCCTTTACCCGGACGTGAACATCCTTGACGAGAGCGAGCCGTACGCCAGGAGACTTTTTATAGAAAGGATGAGCCCGAAGTCGATTGCGGAATCCGCGCTCTCGACCGCGTCGGACTACAAGGACCTCGCGGCCGAATTCCCCTCTCAGGCAGGCAGGCTTATGAAAAAGGTGCTGGACGATAGATTGAGGATAGAGTTCCTCCACAAGGGCCTCGAGGACTTCATGGGCGAGGTGGACAGGTCCTCGAACCGGCTCACCTTTGCGGTCATCATCGCCGCCCTCATCATAGGCTCCTCGCTCGTGATCGCGGCCGAAGCGGCGCCCAAGTTCCTGGGGCTCCCGGCCCTGGGCATACTCGGGTTCGTCATCGCCTCGGTCCTCGGCTTCTGGCTGGCCGTCCAGATATTGAGGTCAGGGAAGTTCTGA
- the rnr gene encoding ribonuclease R, with protein sequence MKNNKREDPRNIVLRFMEEASPGPLTLRELIHAFGVPRAERDRFKRVVKALVSEGLLVKTRGGRFGLPSKMNLVTGELTCHPDGYGFVVPEEGREEGDVFISSRKLSGAMHGDTVVARVEGTKRGGKREGSIIRITSRAHKTIVGRFELARGFGVVIPSDERITNQIIVPLKEAADAPHGRIVSAEITRWPAREMAATAKIIEVLGDPDDPDVEADVILRKYGLSNRFPAVVMHEVKSVPKDVLAREIRGRTDLRERSVFTIDGETARDFDDAVSIEKTPRGYRLWVSIADVSHYVAEGTEIDKEGYARSTSVYFPDRAIPMLPEALSNGICSLNPRVDRLTMTAELEFDETGVPVGKKFYESVIRSVERMTYTDVKKLILDEDPALSTRYAHIVPDLKLMAVLAEKLRERRAEKGSIDFDLPEPQIIIDIEGRVEDIVKSERNIAHRLIEEFMLAANRAVAEEFSRRALPFLYRIHEEPSEDSIADFKEFLSAFGIRFSPEGPKSFQAVLERVEGRPEEKLVNHVLLRSMKQAVYSEENAGHFGLAFDDYTHFTSPIRRYPDLIVHRLLKLLLKKKYGAETRERMEAYLPAAAGHTSARERKAMEAEREIADLKKCQFMKDKVGEVYEGLISGVTSFGFFVELKDWFVEGLVHVSMLTDDYYIHDEKRHALVGERTKRAFRLADEVTVKVAAVDLERRRIELVLNEERPARPGRKGRK encoded by the coding sequence ATGAAGAATAACAAGAGGGAAGACCCGCGTAATATCGTGCTCCGGTTCATGGAGGAGGCCTCTCCCGGCCCCCTGACCCTGAGAGAGCTTATCCATGCCTTCGGGGTCCCGAGGGCCGAGAGGGACAGGTTTAAGCGCGTTGTAAAGGCGCTCGTCTCCGAAGGGCTCCTCGTAAAGACCAGGGGCGGAAGGTTCGGCCTGCCCTCTAAGATGAACCTCGTAACCGGCGAGCTTACATGTCATCCGGACGGTTACGGGTTCGTGGTCCCGGAGGAAGGGCGCGAAGAGGGGGATGTCTTTATCAGCAGCCGTAAGCTCTCAGGCGCCATGCACGGCGACACCGTCGTCGCGAGGGTGGAAGGGACCAAGCGCGGCGGAAAGCGCGAAGGCTCGATAATACGGATAACCTCGAGGGCGCATAAGACCATAGTCGGGAGATTCGAGCTCGCGAGGGGCTTCGGCGTGGTAATCCCGTCGGATGAGCGGATAACCAACCAGATAATAGTGCCTCTCAAGGAGGCCGCGGACGCGCCCCACGGAAGGATTGTCTCAGCCGAGATAACCCGCTGGCCCGCGAGGGAGATGGCCGCAACGGCAAAAATCATCGAGGTGCTCGGCGACCCTGACGACCCGGACGTGGAAGCGGACGTGATACTCCGTAAATACGGGCTCTCGAACAGGTTCCCGGCTGTGGTCATGCACGAGGTCAAGTCCGTCCCAAAAGACGTCTTAGCGAGGGAGATACGGGGCAGGACGGACCTTCGCGAACGGAGCGTCTTTACGATCGACGGCGAGACGGCCAGGGACTTTGACGATGCGGTCTCTATAGAGAAGACCCCCCGCGGCTACAGGCTCTGGGTCTCCATAGCGGACGTGAGCCATTACGTAGCGGAGGGGACCGAGATAGACAAAGAGGGATACGCAAGGAGCACGAGCGTATACTTCCCTGACAGGGCCATCCCCATGCTCCCCGAGGCCCTCTCGAACGGCATATGCAGCCTCAACCCGCGGGTCGACCGGCTGACCATGACGGCGGAGCTCGAGTTCGACGAAACTGGCGTGCCGGTCGGGAAGAAGTTCTACGAGAGCGTAATCCGGAGCGTCGAGCGGATGACCTACACGGACGTGAAGAAGCTCATACTGGACGAGGACCCGGCGCTCTCAACGCGATACGCGCATATAGTCCCGGACCTTAAGCTCATGGCCGTGCTCGCGGAAAAGTTGAGGGAGAGGCGGGCCGAGAAGGGCTCGATAGACTTCGACCTCCCGGAGCCGCAGATAATTATAGATATCGAGGGCAGGGTCGAGGACATAGTCAAATCCGAGAGGAACATCGCGCACAGGCTAATAGAAGAGTTCATGCTCGCCGCCAACAGGGCGGTTGCCGAGGAGTTCTCCCGCCGGGCCCTTCCGTTCCTCTATAGAATTCATGAGGAGCCGAGCGAGGATTCTATCGCGGACTTCAAGGAGTTCCTTTCGGCCTTCGGCATACGCTTCAGCCCCGAGGGTCCGAAGTCTTTCCAGGCCGTGCTTGAGAGGGTCGAGGGGAGGCCCGAGGAAAAATTAGTGAATCATGTGCTTCTGCGTTCGATGAAGCAGGCGGTCTATTCCGAGGAGAACGCGGGCCACTTCGGGCTCGCCTTCGACGATTATACGCACTTCACCTCGCCCATAAGGAGGTACCCGGACCTCATCGTCCACAGGCTCCTCAAACTTCTCCTTAAGAAGAAATACGGGGCAGAGACAAGGGAGCGGATGGAGGCGTACCTCCCGGCAGCGGCCGGGCACACCTCGGCAAGGGAGAGGAAGGCCATGGAGGCCGAGAGGGAGATAGCGGACTTGAAGAAGTGCCAGTTCATGAAGGACAAGGTCGGAGAGGTCTATGAAGGGCTGATCTCCGGAGTTACGAGCTTCGGTTTTTTCGTGGAGCTGAAGGACTGGTTCGTAGAGGGTCTCGTGCACGTCTCCATGCTCACGGACGACTACTATATACATGACGAGAAGCGGCACGCCCTCGTGGGCGAGAGGACGAAGAGGGCGTTCAGGCTTGCCGACGAGGTCACGGTCAAGGTCGCTGCAGTCGACCTTGAAAGGCGGAGGATAGAGCTCGTCCTTAACGAGGAGCGGCCCGCAAGGCCCGGAAGAAAGGGGCGGAAATGA
- a CDS encoding glycosyltransferase family 2 protein, which yields MVPNKKILIIIPAFNEEASIGGVIALIRKHAPGADIVVVNDGSTDRTGAIAEGLGVTVLNHIYNLGIGATMQTGYKYALRRGYDIAVQVDGDGQHPADQIIDLVRPVAEGRADMVVGSRFLGMGEYRPSIARSAGMVFFSRLVSAIIRERMTDTTSGFRAAGRSCIEFFSSRYPDDYPEVEALVLLHKKGFRIMEVPVEMTKRAGGRSSITPMKSVYYMAKVLLAILVDLMKRT from the coding sequence ATGGTGCCTAATAAGAAAATACTTATAATAATCCCGGCCTTTAACGAGGAGGCTTCCATTGGAGGCGTAATCGCCCTCATCCGGAAGCACGCGCCCGGGGCCGACATAGTAGTCGTGAACGACGGCTCTACTGACCGCACGGGCGCGATCGCGGAAGGGCTAGGCGTGACTGTCCTAAATCACATATACAACCTGGGCATCGGCGCCACCATGCAGACCGGGTACAAGTATGCCCTCCGGCGCGGGTACGATATCGCGGTGCAGGTTGATGGCGACGGCCAGCACCCGGCCGACCAGATAATCGACCTGGTCAGGCCGGTGGCCGAGGGAAGGGCGGACATGGTCGTTGGCTCGAGATTCCTGGGCATGGGCGAATACAGGCCGTCGATTGCCAGAAGCGCCGGTATGGTCTTTTTCTCCAGGCTCGTTTCGGCCATAATCAGGGAGCGCATGACCGATACCACTTCCGGGTTCAGGGCGGCCGGCAGGAGCTGTATCGAGTTCTTCAGCTCCCGGTATCCTGACGATTACCCGGAAGTGGAGGCGCTGGTGCTCCTCCATAAAAAAGGCTTCCGGATAATGGAGGTCCCGGTTGAAATGACCAAGAGGGCCGGCGGTCGCTCCTCGATAACCCCAATGAAGTCCGTCTATTACATGGCCAAGGTCCTTCTGGCCATCCTGGTGGACCTCATGAAGAGGACTTAG
- a CDS encoding UDP-2,3-diacylglucosamine diphosphatase gives MKTVFVADAHLKGEGDPHQASLVRFLDSVEAERLAVLGDLFDFWTGSNRVAERVYKPVLEALLRLRERGVGIIYFEGNHDFSMGPFFTNELGAKVYPGMEEMAMDGKRFLVGHGDTVSMTAGYRLWRAYLRSPLFRATAIAATPRGVWAIAGMLSRKSRGNALRYGSSENITEARLKRFAIEEIAGGFDAVVLGHSHEPGVHTIESGGRKGVYANPGSWAFRGTYLVYEKGEFSLKSWKS, from the coding sequence ATGAAGACGGTCTTTGTGGCCGACGCCCATCTGAAGGGCGAAGGCGACCCGCACCAGGCAAGCCTCGTAAGGTTTCTGGATTCCGTCGAAGCGGAAAGGCTCGCGGTCCTCGGCGACCTCTTCGATTTCTGGACCGGCTCGAACAGAGTGGCCGAGAGGGTCTATAAGCCGGTCCTCGAAGCCCTGCTCCGTCTCCGGGAGCGCGGGGTCGGCATCATATACTTCGAAGGCAACCACGACTTCTCCATGGGCCCTTTCTTTACGAATGAACTCGGGGCAAAGGTCTATCCCGGCATGGAAGAGATGGCAATGGACGGGAAAAGGTTCCTCGTAGGCCACGGGGACACGGTCTCCATGACTGCGGGATACAGGCTCTGGAGGGCTTACCTCCGAAGCCCTCTTTTCAGGGCCACCGCGATTGCGGCGACACCCCGTGGCGTATGGGCCATAGCAGGGATGCTCTCAAGAAAGAGCAGGGGGAACGCCCTCCGGTACGGCTCATCAGAAAACATAACCGAGGCGAGACTCAAAAGATTCGCAATTGAGGAGATTGCGGGCGGGTTTGACGCCGTGGTCCTCGGCCATTCCCACGAGCCCGGCGTGCATACAATCGAATCCGGCGGGAGAAAGGGCGTCTACGCGAACCCAGGGAGCTGGGCCTTCAGGGGCACCTACCTCGTCTACGAAAAAGGCGAGTTCAGCCTGAAGAGCTGGAAGAGTTAA
- a CDS encoding Dabb family protein, producing MVVHVVLFKLKDRSPGSIERAAEILRGLEGKVPVVRKIEVGVDVLRSGRSYDIALTVRLDSLQDLEAYQAHPEHVKVAEYIASVRESVAVVDYEE from the coding sequence GTGGTCGTCCATGTAGTGCTCTTCAAGCTCAAGGACAGGTCGCCAGGCTCCATAGAACGGGCGGCTGAAATCCTGAGGGGGCTCGAAGGCAAGGTGCCGGTCGTAAGGAAAATAGAAGTAGGGGTGGACGTATTGAGGTCCGGCCGCTCCTACGACATAGCCTTGACCGTGCGGCTCGATAGCCTCCAGGACCTCGAAGCCTACCAGGCGCACCCCGAGCACGTAAAAGTGGCGGAGTACATCGCGTCTGTAAGGGAATCGGTCGCGGTAGTCGACTATGAAGAATAA
- a CDS encoding shikimate dehydrogenase: protein MKINGNTKIAGIFGDPIGHTLSPTMHNAAFNALGLNALYVPFHVRSAPSGELRAAVESIRALGLLGVNVTIPHKEKVLKYLDEIEPHAMDLGAVNTIVNKGGKLIGYNTDGAGYLLSLRDETGFRAARKRAVIIGAGGAARSILYSILAAKPVSVVIANRTLKRAEVLARSFARKFDSTDIMAVPLDKDSLFEHFLKADLVVNTTSTGMMGKGELDLPIGALPARAVVSDIVYRPLRTGLIKGAEKRGLKTHTGLGMLVRQGAIGFELWTGKKAPVKVMEAAAIKALRIR from the coding sequence ATGAAGATAAACGGCAATACGAAAATAGCGGGGATCTTCGGCGACCCCATAGGCCACACCCTCTCCCCGACCATGCACAATGCCGCTTTCAACGCGCTCGGGCTTAACGCGCTCTATGTGCCGTTCCATGTGAGGTCCGCTCCTTCTGGCGAGCTAAGGGCCGCTGTCGAGTCGATAAGGGCCCTCGGACTTTTGGGCGTGAACGTCACCATCCCCCACAAGGAGAAGGTGCTTAAGTACCTCGACGAAATCGAGCCGCACGCCATGGACCTGGGCGCTGTGAATACAATCGTCAATAAGGGCGGGAAGCTCATAGGCTACAATACCGACGGAGCGGGCTATCTCTTGAGCCTCAGAGACGAGACAGGCTTCAGGGCGGCGCGGAAAAGGGCCGTCATCATAGGAGCAGGCGGCGCGGCGAGAAGCATACTTTATTCGATACTCGCAGCCAAGCCCGTTTCAGTCGTTATAGCCAACAGGACGCTTAAGAGGGCGGAGGTGCTTGCCAGGAGCTTCGCCCGGAAGTTCGACTCGACCGACATAATGGCAGTCCCGCTTGATAAGGACTCCCTTTTCGAGCACTTCCTGAAGGCCGACCTCGTTGTAAACACCACATCGACCGGCATGATGGGGAAGGGCGAGCTCGACCTTCCCATTGGAGCCCTCCCGGCCAGGGCAGTCGTCTCGGATATCGTATACAGGCCGTTAAGGACCGGACTCATAAAAGGGGCTGAGAAACGAGGCCTTAAGACGCACACAGGACTCGGGATGCTGGTCCGCCAGGGCGCGATAGGCTTCGAGCTCTGGACCGGCAAAAAGGCCCCTGTAAAAGTAATGGAAGCGGCCGCTATTAAGGCGCTCAGGATAAGATGA
- a CDS encoding bifunctional riboflavin kinase/FAD synthetase codes for MQIFRNSRRLKKKDGNPVLTLGNFDGLHLGHQQILKKVRERARKLGCPSVVYTFEPHPLKVIAPEKSPPLILNPAKKAELVESFGIDYMIIARFTKEFAAKHPVEFVMEELIPLGVKEVWVGHDFSFGKGKAGTVAYLEELGRELGFSVRAIPAYRKGGEVVSSSRIRRLVGEGRVGEAGRLLGRPFSVRGRVVRGMDRGKEIGFPTANLEAKSELLPADGVYAAYAVVEGKRRMAVVNVGTAPTFGGKKRCIEAHILGFRDDIYGKDIEVEFVRRLRGEKAFASSEALARRIRMDAERAERILSSR; via the coding sequence ATGCAGATATTCCGCAATTCGAGAAGACTGAAAAAAAAGGACGGCAACCCGGTCCTTACGCTCGGCAATTTCGACGGCCTCCACCTGGGGCACCAGCAGATACTTAAGAAGGTAAGGGAAAGGGCCAGGAAGCTCGGCTGCCCTTCGGTCGTCTATACCTTCGAACCGCACCCGCTTAAAGTGATTGCCCCTGAGAAGAGCCCTCCCCTCATTCTGAACCCGGCAAAAAAGGCCGAGCTCGTCGAGTCTTTCGGAATCGACTACATGATTATCGCGAGGTTCACCAAGGAGTTCGCCGCAAAGCACCCGGTGGAGTTCGTCATGGAGGAGCTTATCCCGCTCGGAGTGAAAGAGGTCTGGGTGGGACACGACTTCTCCTTCGGGAAAGGGAAGGCGGGGACGGTCGCGTACCTTGAGGAGCTGGGCCGCGAGCTCGGCTTCAGCGTCCGTGCCATACCGGCATACCGGAAGGGCGGGGAAGTGGTCAGCAGCTCCCGCATAAGAAGGCTTGTTGGCGAGGGCAGGGTGGGCGAGGCAGGAAGGCTGCTCGGCCGGCCCTTCTCCGTAAGGGGCAGGGTTGTGCGGGGCATGGACCGGGGCAAGGAGATAGGCTTCCCCACTGCCAATCTGGAAGCCAAAAGCGAGCTTCTTCCCGCTGACGGGGTATACGCTGCCTACGCCGTCGTCGAGGGAAAGAGGCGGATGGCCGTGGTCAACGTAGGGACTGCCCCGACATTCGGCGGGAAAAAGCGATGCATCGAGGCCCATATACTTGGATTCCGGGACGACATCTATGGTAAAGATATCGAGGTGGAGTTCGTAAGAAGGCTCAGGGGCGAGAAGGCGTTCGCGTCAAGCGAGGCCCTTGCGCGCCGGATAAGGATGGATGCGGAAAGGGCGGAAAGGATACTAAGCTCAAGGTGA
- a CDS encoding YheU family protein, whose protein sequence is MEIPYHLLTDDALTGLIEEFVTREGTDYGPGSYTLEEKTIQVRRQLEKGLAVIVYNEKDGSCSIVAVDRYAKANG, encoded by the coding sequence ATGGAGATACCATATCATCTCCTTACGGACGACGCGCTTACCGGGCTTATAGAGGAGTTCGTGACAAGGGAAGGCACCGACTACGGTCCGGGCTCCTATACGCTCGAAGAGAAGACCATTCAGGTGAGGCGGCAGCTCGAAAAGGGGCTCGCAGTCATTGTATATAACGAAAAAGACGGGAGCTGCAGCATTGTGGCGGTTGATCGGTATGCAAAGGCTAACGGATAA